The following are encoded in a window of Carya illinoinensis cultivar Pawnee chromosome 15, C.illinoinensisPawnee_v1, whole genome shotgun sequence genomic DNA:
- the LOC122295933 gene encoding IST1 homolog → MSMLDSFFNKGFKAAKCKTLLKLTIPRIKLLRNRRELQIKQMRRDIAKLLETGQEATARIRVEHIVREENMMAAQEIIELFCELIVVRLPIIESQRDCPLDLKEAISSVCFAAPRCADLPELLQVQMLFATKYGKEFVSATTELMPDCGVNRQLIELLSIRAPSPEKKLKLLKEIAEEHELDWDPAASETELYKSHEDLLNGSTQFISGSTLPLPKEKHDETLYSAAEQPHEDHLDSDSGFDSLDLPEVPRVSVQPNANVASAPALAPPLQAAPQPSIDHESSKHSGVIDISSKQPQLEPEKMMRANSVANKDDPPSVPVGGVEDIQFLPFISPPSLSSASFSMAQSKPQTSLSRAKSEVNVDLQDVLTAAQAAAESAERAAAAARSAASLAQVRIEELTRKNSDQCPEKDCENPFHKDIANQSAGEENPNFDHQNLVGNSDDEVLNFPEPHQDREDSQRPEASSLPSLDTSRVNVDSCLPIDHGFENDFASHQPQRLTSMDDDPYFSYPNLFTSQNPNLGSAAHSAMDNSRSTHEL, encoded by the exons ATGTCGATGCTTGATTCCTTCTTCAACAAGGGCTTCAAAGCTGCCaaatg TAAAACCCTACTGAAATTGACGATTCCGAGGATAAAGTTGCTGAGGAATAGGAGAGAGCTTCAGATAAAGCAGATGCGCCGAGACATTGCCAAGCTTCTTGAGACGGGTCAAGAAGCCACCGCTCGCATTCGA GTTGAGCATATTGTTAGAGAAGAGAATATGATGGCTGCTCAGGAGATCATTGAGCTGTTCTGTGAACTTATTGTCGTCCGCCTTCCAATTATTGAATCACAAAG GGACTGTCCTCTAGATTTGAAGGAAGCAATATCCAGTGTGTGCTTTGCAGCACCAAGATGTGCGGATCTACCAGAGTTGCTGCAGGTTCAAATGCTTTTTGCGACTAAATATGGCAAAGAATTTGTATCAGCCACAACAGAGCTCATGCCAGATTGTGGTGTTAATCGCCAG TTAATAGAACTGCTATCAATTCGTGCTCCTTCACCCGAAAAGAAACTAAAGCTTCTGAAAGAAATAGCTGAAGAGCATGAGTTAGATTGGGATCCAGCCGCCTCTGAAACTGAGCTTTACAAATCTCATGAAGATTTATTG AATGGTTCGACACAGTTTATTAGTGGGTCTACATTGCCGCTTCCTAAAGAAAAACATGATGAAACATTGTACTCTGCAGCTGAGCAGCCCCACGAGGATCACCTAGATTCTGATTCTGGCTTTGATTCACTAGATCTTCCTGAAGTTCCTAGAGTGTCGGTACAGCCAAATGCAAATGTTGCTTCAGCACCAGCTCTGGCCCCGCCATTACAAGCTGCTCCACAACCTAGTATTGATCATGAATCATCAAAGCATTCTGGAGTTATTGACATTTCTTCAAAGCAGCCACAGTTGGAACCTGAGAAAATGATGCGAGCAAATTCTGTTGCTAACAAAGATGACCCGCCTAGCGTCCCTGTTGGTGGTGTGGAAGATATACAGTTCTTGCCATTTATCTCTCCCCCATCGCTATCTTCTGCATCATTTTCTATGGCACAAAGTAAACCACAAACCTCTCTCTCAAGGGCAAAGAGTGAGGTCAATGTGGATTTGCAGGATGTCTtgacagctgctcaggctgcTGCTGAAAGTGCTGAGCGTGCAGCAGCTGCAGCTCGCTCAGCAGCTAGTCTTGCACAGGTCAGAATTGAGGAGCTCACCAGGAAAAATAGTGACCAATGCCCTGAAAAGGACTGTGAGAACCCATTTCATAAGGATATTGCCAACCAGTCTGCTGGTGAAGAAAATCCAAATTTTGATCATCAAAACTTGGTTGGTAATTCTGATGATGAGGTTTTAAATTTCCCTGAACCTCATCAAGATCGTGAAGACAGCCAGAGACCGGAGGCATCAAGTCTTCCTTCACTTGACACAAGCAGAGTGAATGTTGATTCCTGTCTTCCCATTGATCATGGTTTTGAGAATGACTTTGCTTCTCACCAGCCGCAGAGACTGACTTCAATGGATGACGATCCATACTTCTCGTACCCAAACTTGTTTACATCACAGAATCCAAATCTTGGTTCTGCTGCTCACTCTGCCATGGACAATTCCCGATCCACCCATGAACTCTAa
- the LOC122295932 gene encoding somatic embryogenesis receptor kinase 2, protein MEAKAIGVSVLLWLILLVRPLCLISANMEGDALHSLRTSLEDPNNVLQSWDPTLVNPCTWFHVTCNNDNSVIRVDLGNAALSGQLVPQLGQLRNLQYLELYSNNISGQIPSDLGNLTSLVSLDLYLNGFTGPIPDTLGRLSKLRFLRLNNNSLVGPIPMSLTNISSLQVLDLSNNKLSGPVPDNGSFSLFTPISFANNQGLCGPVTGHPCPGSPPFSPPPPFVPPPPISAPGGNSATGAIAGGVAAGAALLFAAPAIAFAWWRRRKPQEFFFDVPAEEDPEVQLGQLKRFSLRELQVATDSFSNKNILGRGGFGKVYKGRLADGSLVAVKRLKEERTPGGELQFQTEVEMISMAVHRNLLRLRGFCMTPTERLLVYPYMANGSVASCLRERPPSQPPLDWPTRKLIALGSARGLSYLHDHCDPKIIHRDVKAANILLDEEFEAVVGDFGLAKLMDYKDTHVTTAVRGTIGHIAPEYLSTGKSSEKTDVFGYGIMLLELITGQRAFDLARLANDDDVMLLDWVKGLLKEKKLEMLVDPDLQKNYIEAEVEQLIQVALLCTQGSPMDRPKMSEVVRMLEGDGLAERWDEWQKVEVLRQDVELAPHPSSDWIVDSTENLHAVELSGPR, encoded by the exons ATGGAAGCGAAAGCTATTGGGGTTTCTGTTTTGCTGTGGTTGATCCTATTGGTTCGTCCATTATGCTTAATTTCAGCTAACATGGAAG GTGACGCTTTACACAGCCTAAGGACGAGCTTAGAGGACCCTAACAATGTCCTGCAGAGTTGGGATCCTACCCTTGTTAACCCTTGCACATGGTTTCATGTCACCTGCAACAATGATAATAGTGTCATCAGAGT TGATCTTGGAAATGCGGCATTATCTGGTCAACTTGTTCCGCAGCTTGGCCAGCTCAGGAATCTACAGTATTT GGAGCTTTACAGTAATAATATAAGCGGACAGATTCCCAGTGACCTGGGAAATCTTACTAGCTTGGTGAGCTTGGATCTTTACTTGAATGGTTTTACTGGTCCCATCCCAGACACATTGGGCAGGCTGTCAAAACTGAGGTTCCT TCGGCTTAACAACAACAGCCTAGTGGGTCCAATTCCTATGTCACTGACTAATATCTCATCACTGCAAGTGCT GGATCTCTCTAATAACAAACTCTCTGGACCAGTTCCAGACAATGGATCCTTTTCATTATTCACTCCCATCAG tTTTGCTAACAACCAAGGTCTATGTGGCCCAGTTACTGGACACCCTTGCCCTGGCTCTCCTCCATTTTCTCCCCCTCCTCCTTTCGTACCACCGCCTCCAATTTCTGCCCCAG GCGGTAATAGTGCCACTGGGGCGATTGCTGGAGGAGTTGCTGCAGGTGCTGCTTTACTGTTTGCTGCACCTGCAATTGCATTTGCGTGGTGGCGTCGAAGGAAACCTCAAGAGTTTTTCTTTGATGTACCTG CCGAGGAGGATCCAGAAGTCCAACTGGGGCAGCTTAAAAGGTTTTCACTGCGAGAATTACAAGTTGCAACGGATAGTTTTAGCAACAAAAACATTCTTGGTAGAGGTGGATTTGGGAAGGTTTACAAAGGACGCCTGGCAGATGGTTCACTGGTGGCTGTAAAAAGATTGAAAGAAGAGCGTACACCTGGTGGTGAGCTGCAGTTTCAAACAGAAGTTGAGATGATCAGCATGGCTGTGCATCGAAACCTCCTACGGTTACGAGGATTCTGCATGACACCAACTGAGCGGCTACTTGTTTACCCCTACATGGCTAATGGAAGTGTCGCATCATGTTTAAGAG AACGCCCACCATCTCAGCCACCGCTTGATTGGCCAACAAGGAAACTGATTGCACTGGGATCTGCAAGGGGTCTTTCTTATCTACATGATCATTGCGACCCAAAGATTATACATCGTGATGTGAAAGCTGCAAACATTTTGTTGGACGAGGAGTTTGAGGCTGTTGTTGGGGACTTTGGGTTGGCAAAACTTATGGACTACAAGGATACCCATGTTACAACCGCTGTACGGGGGACAATTGGGCATATAGCTCCAGAGTACCTATCTACAGGGAAGTCTTCTGAGAAGACTGATGTTTTTGGGTATGGGATCATGCTTCTAGAGCTAATCACTGGGCAGAGGGCTTTTGACCTTGCTCGGCTTGCAAATGATGATGACGTCATGTTGCTTGATTGG GTGAAAGGACTtctgaaagaaaagaaacttgAAATGTTGGTTGACCCTGATCTTCAGAAAAATTACATAGAAGCGGAGGTAGAGCAGCTAATCCAGGTTGCACTGCTTTGTACGCAAGGTTCCCCAATGGACCGGCCCAAGATGTCGGAAGTAGTGAGAATGCTCGAAGGTGATGGGTTGGCAGAGAGATGGGATGAGTGGCAAAAGGTAGAAGTTCTCCGCCAGGACGTAGAACTTGCTCCTCACCCTAGCTCTGATTGGATTGTTGACTCCACAGAAAATCTACATGCAGTTGAGTTATCTGGTCCAAGGTGA
- the LOC122296077 gene encoding angio-associated migratory cell protein, producing the protein MKGPPPPHEEEDDEDGELFLDEADIVGEFPVDEEDLPDADDDEAGSDDADIDEEPDDSVHIFTGHTGEVYTVACSPVDASLVATGGGDDKGFLWRIGHGDWAFELQGHRDSICCLAFSTDGRLLASGCLGGLIKIWDIPSQNLKFSLDGPGEGIEWIRWHPRGHLVLAGSEDSIVWMWNADKGACLNTFSGHGGSVTCGDFTPDGKVVCTGSDDATLRIWDPKSGKNIHVVGGHAYHTEGLTCMAISSDSTLALTGSKDGSVGFVNITSGRVVSMLHSHSDSIECVGFAPSSGASSLWAATGSMDQKLIIWDLQHSIPRSTCEHEDGVTCLTWIGASSYVATGCVDGKVRVWDSRSGVCARTFSGHAGAIQSLSVSPNHDFLVSVSLDETARVFEIAEFH; encoded by the exons ATGAAGGGCCCACCGCCACCGCATGAGGAAGAAGACGACGAAGATGGCGAGTTATTTCTCGATGAAGCCGATATTGTCGGAGAGTTCCCCGTCGATGAagaag ATCTTCCTGATGCAGACGACGACGAAGCTGGCTCTGATGATGCAGATATTGATG AGGAGCCTGATGATTCCGTGCATATATTCACCGGTCATACCG GTGAGGTTTATACAGTTGCCTGCAGCCCAGTGGATGCTTCGTTAGTGGCAACTGGGGGTGGAGATGACAAAGGATTTCTTTGGAGGATTGGGCACGGAGATTGGGCTTTTGAGCTCCAAG GTCATAGAGATTCCATTTGCTGTTTAGCCTTTAGCACTGATGGACGGTTGCTGGCATCTGGATGCTTGGGTGGACTTATTAAAATCTGGGACATACCGTCCCAAAATCTCAAATTTTCACTTGATGGTCCCGGAGAGGGCATTGAG TGGATCAGGTGGCATCCAAGAGGACATTTGGTCTTGGCTGGTTCGGAGGACTCTATTGTTTGGATGTGGAATGCTGATAAAGGTGCCTGCCTCAATACATTTTCAGGTCATGGTGGTAGCGTTACTTGTGGTGATTTTACCCCCGATG GTAAAGTAGTCTGTACTGGTTCTGATGATGCAACATTGAGGATATGGGATCCAAAAAGTGGTAAAAACATTCATGTGGTAGGAG GTCACGCATATCATACTGAGGGACTTACATGCATGGCGATAAGCTCCGATTCTACGCTTGCCCTTACTGGTTCTAAGGATGGTTCTGTTGGCTTTGTGAATATAACAAGTGGGAGA GTTGTTAGTATGCTCCACTCTCACTCAGATTCAATTGAATGTGTTGGTTTTGCACCAAGCTCCGGAGCAAG CTCGCTTTGGGCAGCAACAGGAAGCATGGACCAGAAGCTTATTATCTGGGATTTGCAGCACTCCATTCCCCGTAGCACATGCGAACATGAG GATGGAGTGACATGCTTGACATGGATCGGCGCTTCTAGTTACGTGGCTACAGGTTGTGTTGATGGCAAAGTTCGAGTTTGGGACAGCCGCTCTGGTGTTTGTGCTAGAACCTTCAGTGGGCATGCCGGAGCAATTCAGTCTCTATCTGTATCTCCTAACCACGATTTCCTCGTTTCAGTTTCACTTGATGAAACTGCCAGAGTCTTTGAGATTGCAGAGTTTCACTAA
- the LOC122295806 gene encoding uncharacterized protein LOC122295806 has product MEESRKRDVYYYAHNPCYVLEEALKAMFKCFGFETQPREDSSSLEHKDELLAGTSTQDTSLISEQVADTPLTSDPDPPSATTDPEADDLRSNAETFGLAETVMAVRVPPRPPISRSRIGPQIN; this is encoded by the exons ATGGAGGAGTCAAGAAAAAGAGATGTCTATTATTATGCTCACAATCCATGCTATGTTCTTGAAGAAGCTCTAAAGGCTATGTTCAAGTGTTTTGGTTTTGAGACTCAGCCCAGAGAGGATTCTTCAAGCTTAGAACATAAAGATGAGTTGCTCGCTGGAACGAGTACTCAAGATACTTCTTTAATCAGTGAACAGGTTGCAGATACTCCCTTAACATCTGACCCTGACCCACCATCTGCAACAACAGACCCAGAAGCTGATGATCTTCGTTCCAACGCAGAAACTTTT GGACTTGCTGAGACTGTAATGGCTGTGCGCGTGCCTCCAAGGCCACCAATAAGCAGATCACGGATTGGTCCACAGATTAATTAA